A region from the Aegilops tauschii subsp. strangulata cultivar AL8/78 chromosome 5, Aet v6.0, whole genome shotgun sequence genome encodes:
- the LOC109780557 gene encoding uncharacterized protein translates to MEENEEEEDDDSYPGHGFPEYDGTTMGEEAEPAMREEAEEEASNEPADDLGRAIADAKRNCASEKERLKLQRMLEDHKKLLYLNCKANKKKLGTTLELLQWKAVNGVSDKGFEKLLIMLKKMLPKDNELPDSTYEAKKAVCPLGLEVQKIHACPNDNILYGGEYEDLNASPVCGALRYKISRDDPGDVEGERPKKQIPAKVIWYSPIIPRLKRLFQNKEHAKLMRWHKEDRKKDGKLRVPANGSQWRKTERKREDFADDARNVWFGLSADGINPFGEQSSNHSTWLVTLCIYNLPPWLCMKQKFIMMPVLMQVPKQPGNDIDVYLRPFVEELL, encoded by the coding sequence ATGGAAgagaatgaagaagaagaggatgacgacagctatcctggccatgggttccctgaatacgatggtacaacaatgggggaagaagccgagccagcaatgcgggaagaagctgaagaagaggcatcaaaTGAGCctgctgatgatcttggtcgggccattgccgatgcaaagagaaactgcgcaagtgaaaaGGAGAGGCTGAAGTtacagcgcatgttagaggatcacaagaaattgttgtacctaAATTGCAAAGCTAACAAGAAAAagctgggcaccacactggaattattgcaatggaaggcagtgaatggtgtatctgacaagggatttgaaAAGTTGCTGATAATGTTAAAGaagatgcttccaaaggacaacgaattgcccgacagtacgtacgaagcaaagaaggctgtctgccctctaggattagaggtgcagaagatacatgcatgccctaatgacaaCATCCTCTACGGCGGCGAGTATGAGGATTTGAATGCAtccccggtatgcggtgcattgcgctataagatcagccgcgatgaccctggtgatgttgagggcgagcgccccaagaagcagattcctgccaaggtgatatGGTAttctcctataataccacggttgaaacgtttgttccaaaacaaagagcatgccaagttgatgcgatggcacaaagaagaccgtaagaaagacgggaagttgagagtacccgctaacgggtcgcagtggagaaaaaccGAGAGAAAGCGGGAGGactttgcagatgacgcaaggaacgtatggtttggtctaagtgcagatggcattaatccttttggggagcagagcagcaatcatagcacctggcttgtgactctatgtatctataaccttcctccttggttgtgcatgaagcagaagttcattatgatgccagtgctcatgcaagtccctaagcaacccggcaacgacattgatgtgtacctaaggccatttgttgaagaactcttatag